The genomic stretch AGACCAGGGTTGTTAGCTGCTTCCCCGACTCAAGTGGTTTTGCTATTGGCAGTATCGAGGGTCGCTGTGCCATTCAGTatgtggaggagaaggacTCTACGTAAGTTGTCACAACGTTCTACACGACGAATATCCAGGGTAATTAAGCTAACCTATTGCTCGAACAGATCCAACTTCTCATTCAAGTGCCATCGCGATCCGGTCCAAAACAACGTGGTCAACGTGCATGCCGTCAACGACATTTCGTTCCACCCCGTCCACGGCACCTTTAGCACCGCTGGATCAGATGGCACGTTCCACTTCTGGGACAAGGATGCCAAGCACCGCCTCAAGGGCTATCCCAACGTGGGTGGTAGCATCACCTCGACAAAGTTCAACAGGACGGGAAGCATCTTTGCCTATGCCATCTGCTACGACTGGAGCAAGGGCTTCCAGCACAACACTCAAAACTACCCAATCAAGGTCATGCTGCATCCCGTTAACAACGATGAATGCAAGCCCAGACCATCAGCCAAGAAGAGGTAAAGCgagaggggaaagaagacgagataGGCGGTGTATAATAATGGATATATTCATGCGGAGAAGAGAACGTGGGGCGGGGGAGTTTGCCGATCGATCCAGGCGGTGGAGAAAAAGATGAATGAGAGACGAAGAGAATTTGATCAGAAGGAGCGACAATACCTTTCCACGACGCCATTTTTTGATGTGCGAAAGATGTTATATATAGGCACCATTGCTCCGTAGTCTAGATTGAGGAAGTTAGCATATTGGTGTCGGGGCATTGGGCCTCGAAATCACAAGTTTTGTCCAAAATACGACGTTGTTTTTTTGTTACCACTTGAATGATACACTTGATACTTAGTTTGATATTGACGGGTAGTAATTGTATGTTTATTGCATTCATTGTACAGAGTTGGAACGTGCATGTGTAGTAAGCAGAAGAATTTGAAGTTTTTTGATTAAAATTTGCTATATATGTCTCGGTTTCATAACGAGAGTAAATCCCTTGATCACCTTGATCAAGCCCTTTTGTGGGGAAAGTACAGAGCGAAcggcctgcctgcctgccatCATATATCGCCCATGATATGGAGTTGTGTCCATGAAGCAACCGCTTACACtaataaaaacaagaaaaacaaagatTTCGcatgaaaacaaaagcagAAAATGCCCACCATGTATATATAGTCATACATGtttcagagaagaagaaaaaggcctgCTAATGGGATTTGGGAATGGCTTGATTTGAGCCAAAGACATCCTCAACCATGCCCTTCCACAGATCCCGGATCATGCCCTGGCTCTCTTCCGACGCGGCAGGGGAAGCAGGCGCCTCATGCACAAACTTGAGCTCAACAGTGTCCAAAACGCCACTCAATGAAGAGAGCGGTGTGGCGGGGACGACGTTGTCCGGGTTAACCGCGACGATGGACGAGCTGGGGATGGAAACCGGCAGATCGGCTTCAGGCGCGGGGTGGGCGGCGCCGTAGTTATCGGGCAACAGAGGCATGCGAGGGAGGGCATCTGCGAAGGAAGAAGTAGGGTTGAAGCTGCTAAACGCCGGGAGGACGGTGGCGTCAAGGTGGGCAGCGGGAGTTGAGGAGGATGCGACGCTGGAGAAGGTCTGCATCAGAGGCTTGGAGCGGTTGGCGATGGAGGGCTGGGGAATAGGGCGGtgggtggtggtgagagATCGAGAGGACTGCAGATTTGATTTTGTTAGCATCTGGCTTTGATGGATTGGTTATGGTTATTCAGAAGAGCTGGGAAAACATACCTCGGACATCTCGATGGGGGTTCTGCGACCGCGCAGGAGCTCTGCGTACTTTGGCATCAGCACGGCGCCGGCATTGTAAGCCGAGGCGTCGAGGAGCGGCTTGGCGGCACGAGCTGCGGTCGTGGAGCTCAGGGCGCGGGTGAGCTTGACGGCGGGGGCAGTAACACGAGACATTGTTTGTGTGTGTTGTTGATGGAACGAGGAAAAATCAAGTTGTGAGACGCTGAAAGCTGAGAGAGAGCTTGTGTGGTGTGCAAATGGGCTTGCTGGGCAGattcaagatggagagatgaaGTAGCCGAGAGGAAACGCAAGTTGTCGCAAAAACAGGACAGAtgggcctcttctttttgcaatgcgggaagaaaaaggagagagagtaGAAGATCGAAAGCAGAGGAGGAGTAGCTTTTTGGCGAGAGGGGAGAGGAAGCGACGCAAGCAGCTATTACTTATACTACGGACAGCTgccagccaaagccaaaaaaaacaggCGGTGCACGACTGGATACTTGGATCTGTGGATTGGGATTCTTTTTAGGCTAGAAGGTGGCCGGGCCAGTCCCCGTCACCGCAACAAGAATTACACTTTTCGCCTTATGGGGTCATGGCCTCGATTCCCCGTTTCGAGCATCCCAGACTCGGTGCTTGCTTGCTGTATGTACATGCGGTTACCAAGGCCGTAGTGTGGTTCGGCAGTGCTTTTAAGCGGAGCCGGGTGCCCATTGCAAACTCATGGGAATGTACTTGCATGTTCAGTCTTCCTCAACAAAGTCGGGGCCAGAAGAGAAACATGCCAATGCCAGCTGGGACCCTTTCGTTTACGAATACGCACCCGCTGTGCCGGGTACCGGTTGGGCGATTCCCGGGGGACCCTGCGGGCGGGGTGGGGGTGATTTGGCGATAGCAGGGTACGGCCGGTTTGGGTGGTGTTTCGGTGAGCGGCGGAGGTAGAGGAGCATCTTTTGGGGGCCTGGAAAGGAGGGGCTGCGACTTGCTCGAAAGCTGTTGAGGATACAAAGATGGCACGAGCTACGCCCAGGGGCAGCGgaagagctccagctcccttTTTAGCACCGGCTTTTAGTGGCCATGGCACTGCCTCCCCTGGCTGGCTGGATCCTGCCGGTGCTGTGAATCATGGCCgttttgattgattgatcTGGATCAGTTTTCTCACCGATGTTCGGACCAACAAGACTGAACTGAATCCAGCAATGTTCCCGCCATTCTAATTTCATTCTTTCCATCTGCCAGTCTCAGCGAATGTTGCCGGCGGCGAATTACTGGTTGCAGCACTCTCTATCTTCTTCCTACATGTAGGCACCAACCTCTAGCCAGCTCACCTTCCTAATCACCGCCACACCCTCATCATGTGCAGCCATGCATGAACGGAACCACAACTGCCCGCCGTACCCGGAGACAAGACTGCATTCTCCATGTACACGCATGTGCGCAGTAACCGGAGCAGTGACAGGTTGCACCTTATCCGCAGGATCTGTGACGACTTCCGCTCGGTGTGTGCGTGCCGTTTCGTGGCGTGTGAATGCGTAATGGAAACTGCAGATTCGTGCAGATTCGTGGTGTGATGCAGCCAATATGGGGGCGGTTCTTCGCTCTTTTATCTCTTGGCTGATCTGGGCCGATGGATCATTCGACGAGGGGAACGATATGCCGACACGGAGTTTCAATGCTTCTGGAGACTCCCTCTCTGATCTTgtgcctcttgtttttttaccGTCTCCAACAATATCATTGTGTACATCCATCGAGAGAGTAGCTGCTAGCCCCTATACCGGGGAATACGACCCCTAGGCACGCGGTCAGTAAAAGAACACCCGGCTCTGCTCCCAGTCCTTCCCAGAAACCAGCTCGCTGGGCCAGAATC from Trichoderma atroviride chromosome 3, complete sequence encodes the following:
- a CDS encoding uncharacterized protein (EggNog:ENOG41), with translation MSRVTAPAVKLTRALSSTTAARAAKPLLDASAYNAGAVLMPKYAELLRGRRTPIEMSESSRSLTTTHRPIPQPSIANRSKPLMQTFSSVASSSTPAAHLDATVLPAFSSFNPTSSFADALPRMPLLPDNYGAAHPAPEADLPVSIPSSSIVAVNPDNVVPATPLSSLSGVLDTVELKFVHEAPASPAASEESQGMIRDLWKGMVEDVFGSNQAIPKSH